In Mycobacteriales bacterium, one genomic interval encodes:
- a CDS encoding dipeptide/oligopeptide/nickel ABC transporter permease/ATP-binding protein, whose translation MRRLRDLRGLPRVLFLVGLTITVVFVVLAVFAPLIAPYGYNQYLAHGVRFPQQAPPSVHHLLGTTVQSDDVLSRVIWGARTSIEVVVLALLLSIVVGVPLGLISGYFGGWIDRVLVLVNDSLIAFPYLLLAIVIAFLLQGSIGGGVATAAIAITVIYIPQYFRVVRNSVLSVREEPYVEAGRVIGARPRTVITRYVFANVVQSVPVLASLNAADAILTLAALSFLGIGIDPSAAAEWGYDISRGIDDAQAGYWWTGLFPGLAIILLVTGLTLVGESLNDTINPVLRQRRFGRLARPEEPPVVSLTAQVPATPVIRVRDLRVWYASERGPVQAVDGVSFDVRQGETLGVVGESGCGKSTLARGLLGLLPAGAISDGVVELEGRNLVGLAPEELRWLRGPSLGMVFQEPMTRLDPLMRVSAHFAEVLRTHEGQLSDDEIRRRSLDALAGMGIPPTRFDNYPYEFSGGMRQRILIALTLVLQPKFVVADEPTTALDVLVEAQILAILADVKRNFDTSILFITHNLGIVAEACDRIAVMYAGRIVEQGPVSSVFADPQHPYTRELLASTISLSTTGLHYIEGSPPDLAAPPSGCRFHPRCPAVMDVCSERFPQPVELGGGHPVECWLHV comes from the coding sequence ATGCGCCGCCTCCGCGATCTGCGCGGCCTGCCGAGGGTGCTGTTCCTCGTCGGACTGACGATCACCGTCGTCTTCGTCGTACTCGCGGTCTTCGCGCCGCTGATCGCGCCGTACGGCTACAACCAGTACCTCGCGCACGGCGTGCGTTTCCCGCAGCAGGCGCCACCGTCGGTCCACCATCTGCTCGGTACGACGGTGCAGTCCGACGACGTCCTCTCGCGCGTCATCTGGGGAGCCCGCACCTCGATCGAGGTCGTGGTCCTCGCGCTGCTGCTCAGCATCGTGGTCGGCGTGCCGCTCGGCCTGATCTCCGGCTACTTCGGCGGCTGGATCGATCGCGTCCTCGTGCTGGTCAACGACTCGCTCATCGCCTTCCCGTACCTGCTGCTGGCGATCGTGATCGCGTTCCTGCTGCAGGGCTCGATCGGCGGCGGCGTCGCAACGGCCGCGATCGCCATCACCGTGATCTACATCCCGCAGTACTTCCGGGTGGTCCGCAACAGCGTCCTGTCGGTTCGCGAAGAGCCCTACGTCGAGGCGGGCCGGGTCATCGGCGCCCGGCCGCGGACGGTCATCACCCGCTACGTCTTCGCCAACGTCGTGCAGTCGGTCCCGGTGCTCGCCTCGCTGAACGCGGCCGACGCGATCCTGACTCTCGCCGCACTTTCGTTCCTCGGCATCGGCATCGACCCGTCCGCCGCCGCCGAATGGGGATACGACATCTCGCGCGGGATCGACGACGCGCAGGCCGGGTACTGGTGGACCGGGCTGTTCCCCGGCCTGGCGATCATCCTGCTCGTGACCGGTCTCACGCTGGTCGGCGAGAGCCTCAACGACACGATCAACCCGGTGCTGCGGCAGCGCCGGTTCGGGCGGCTCGCCCGGCCCGAAGAGCCGCCGGTCGTGTCATTGACGGCGCAGGTTCCTGCCACACCGGTGATCCGGGTGCGCGACCTGCGGGTCTGGTACGCCAGCGAGCGCGGTCCGGTGCAGGCGGTCGACGGCGTGTCCTTCGACGTCCGCCAGGGGGAGACCCTCGGCGTGGTCGGCGAGTCCGGCTGCGGGAAGTCGACGCTGGCGCGGGGGCTGCTCGGCCTGTTGCCGGCGGGTGCGATCAGCGACGGTGTCGTCGAGCTCGAAGGGCGCAACCTGGTCGGGCTGGCTCCCGAAGAGCTGCGCTGGCTGCGCGGCCCCTCGCTCGGCATGGTCTTCCAGGAGCCGATGACCCGGCTCGATCCGCTGATGCGGGTGAGCGCTCACTTCGCAGAGGTGCTGCGTACCCACGAAGGGCAGCTCTCGGACGACGAGATCCGCCGTCGGTCGCTCGACGCGCTCGCCGGGATGGGCATCCCGCCGACCCGCTTCGACAACTACCCGTACGAGTTCTCCGGTGGCATGCGCCAGCGCATCCTGATCGCGCTCACCCTGGTCCTGCAGCCGAAGTTCGTCGTCGCCGACGAGCCGACCACGGCGCTGGACGTGCTGGTGGAGGCACAGATCCTCGCGATCCTCGCCGACGTGAAGCGCAACTTCGACACCTCGATCCTGTTCATCACCCACAACCTCGGGATCGTGGCGGAGGCGTGCGACCGGATCGCCGTGATGTACGCCGGGCGCATCGTCGAGCAAGGCCCGGTGTCGTCGGTGTTCGCCGATCCGCAGCACCCCTACACCCGGGAACTGCTCGCCTCGACGATCAGCCTGTCGACCACCGGACTGCACTACATCGAGGGCTCACCGCCGGACCTTGCTGCGCCGCCGTCCGGTTGCCGCTTCCACCCACGGTGCCCGGCGGTCATGGACGTCTGCTCCGAACGCTTCCCGCAGCCGGTCGAGCTCGGCGGCGGCCACCCGGTGGAGTGTTGGCTCCATGTCTGA
- a CDS encoding ABC transporter ATP-binding protein, with protein sequence MSDDVLLELDDVRVHFGLRGSFLQRMAGRDVGSVKAVDGVSLTLRRGEVLGVVGESGSGKTTLGRAALRTVPVTSGSVRFDGIDLTNLRESGMRPLRRRMQLVFQDPNASLNPAMTIGEAVGDPLRIHGIAKDKAARRALVAETLERVGLTPAERYIDSYPANLSGGQKQRVVIARAVICGPDLLVADEPVSMLDMSVRARILDLMLDLKRDLGLTYLYVTHDLATAKFFCDTIAIMYLGRVVEYGPAAEIYANPRHPYTQALLRAIPEPDPARSVARDLPRGEVPDAAAPPLGCSFHPRCPVAFEQCGWESRDLADLLERHWVRPGSDYETERAVVGSIEALERPSTTARLAAGGGRSGADVGHLLDAIRHENPAEPLWKGVQDTEQEPGAVTVHFRDDWVDPALYDVGTTRVACLKYREEPREATS encoded by the coding sequence ATGTCTGACGACGTGCTGCTCGAGCTCGACGACGTCCGAGTCCACTTCGGCCTGCGCGGCAGCTTCCTGCAACGCATGGCGGGCCGTGACGTCGGATCGGTCAAGGCGGTCGACGGCGTCAGCCTCACGCTGCGACGCGGCGAGGTGCTGGGCGTGGTCGGCGAGTCCGGCAGCGGCAAGACGACGTTGGGTCGCGCAGCGCTGCGTACCGTGCCGGTCACCTCCGGGTCGGTCCGCTTCGACGGGATCGACCTGACGAACCTGCGGGAGTCCGGCATGCGGCCGCTGCGCCGGCGTATGCAGCTCGTGTTCCAGGACCCCAACGCCTCTCTCAACCCGGCGATGACGATCGGGGAGGCCGTCGGTGACCCGCTACGGATTCACGGCATCGCGAAAGACAAGGCGGCGCGGCGCGCACTGGTCGCCGAGACCCTCGAGCGGGTCGGCCTGACGCCGGCGGAGCGCTACATCGACAGCTACCCCGCCAACCTCTCCGGCGGGCAGAAGCAGCGCGTCGTGATCGCTCGCGCGGTCATCTGCGGTCCCGACCTGCTCGTCGCCGACGAGCCGGTGTCGATGCTCGACATGAGCGTGCGCGCCCGGATCCTCGACCTGATGCTCGACCTCAAGCGCGACCTCGGGCTCACCTACCTCTACGTCACGCACGACCTCGCCACTGCGAAGTTCTTCTGCGACACCATCGCGATCATGTACCTCGGCCGGGTCGTCGAGTACGGACCTGCCGCCGAGATCTACGCCAACCCTCGCCACCCCTACACCCAAGCGCTGCTGCGCGCGATCCCGGAGCCCGATCCGGCGCGTTCGGTCGCACGGGACCTGCCGCGCGGAGAGGTGCCCGACGCCGCTGCACCTCCGCTCGGCTGTTCGTTCCATCCACGCTGTCCCGTCGCCTTCGAGCAGTGCGGGTGGGAGAGCCGTGATCTCGCCGACCTCCTCGAGCGGCACTGGGTCCGCCCGGGCTCCGACTACGAGACCGAACGCGCGGTGGTCGGTTCGATCGAAGCGCTGGAGCGGCCGAGTACGACGGCTCGCCTCGCCGCAGGCGGTGGGCGATCCGGGGCGGACGTCGGCCACCTGCTCGACGCGATCCGTCACGAGAACCCCGCCGAGCCGCTGTGGAAGGGTGTGCAGGACACCGAGCAGGAACCGGGCGCGGTCACGGTCCACTTCCGCGACGACTGGGTCGACCCTGCGCTCTACGACGTCGGTACGACCCGCGTGGCGTGTCTGAAATATCGCGAGGAGCCGCGCGAGGCGACCTCCTAG
- a CDS encoding proline--tRNA ligase yields MVTRMSQLFLRTLRDDPADAELPSHRLLVRAGYIRRLAPGIYSWLPLGKRILDNVANVVREEMNRIGAQEVLFPAMIPREVFDASGRYESYGEGIFRLHDRKDNDYLLAPTHEELFTLLVKSEYASYRDYPVSLYQIQTKYRDEARPRAGLLRGREFVMKDSYSFDLDEEGLQASYDAHREAYQRIFTRLGLDYRIAFAVSGAMGGSASEEFLAPAEYGEDTFVQCANCDYTANTEAVEIRTPDPVDPSGRPPSEVLDTPNTPTIDTLVALLTERGVAESAADTLKNVVLKTREPGKDWELLVVGVPGDREVDLKRIGGQLEPTEVEVADAELIKTVPGLVPGYIGPQRLAEWGVRYLVDPTVVPGSSWVTGANEADRHAANVVRGRDFEPAGELGAVEIRDGDRCGRCGGELSIARGIEIGHVFQLGKKYADAFSLDAQGPDGEAIRITMGSYGIGVSRAVAAVAEQRLDDAGLCWPASIAPFEFHIVPVGKDDAPLAAATKLAEDLEAAGRRVLLDDRAGSAGAKFADADLLGMPTIIVVGKALADGNIEVKDRASGERRTVPLADAVTALT; encoded by the coding sequence ATGGTCACGCGGATGTCGCAGCTGTTCCTTCGTACCTTGCGCGACGATCCGGCGGACGCGGAGCTGCCCAGCCATCGCCTGCTCGTCCGCGCCGGCTACATCCGCCGGCTGGCGCCCGGGATCTACTCCTGGCTGCCGCTCGGCAAGCGCATCCTCGACAACGTTGCGAACGTCGTCCGCGAGGAGATGAACCGGATCGGCGCGCAGGAAGTGCTGTTCCCGGCGATGATCCCGCGCGAGGTCTTCGACGCGAGCGGTCGCTACGAGAGCTACGGCGAAGGGATCTTCCGGCTGCACGACCGCAAGGACAACGACTACCTCCTCGCGCCGACGCACGAGGAGCTGTTCACGCTGCTGGTGAAGAGCGAGTACGCGTCCTACCGCGACTACCCGGTCTCGCTCTACCAGATCCAGACGAAGTACCGCGACGAAGCCCGCCCCCGGGCCGGCCTGCTGCGGGGCCGTGAGTTCGTGATGAAGGACTCCTACTCCTTCGATCTCGACGAGGAAGGCCTGCAGGCCTCCTACGACGCTCATCGCGAGGCCTATCAGCGGATCTTCACCCGGCTGGGACTCGACTACCGGATCGCGTTCGCGGTCTCGGGGGCGATGGGCGGTTCGGCGAGCGAGGAGTTCCTCGCGCCCGCGGAGTACGGCGAGGACACCTTCGTCCAGTGCGCCAACTGCGACTACACCGCCAACACCGAGGCGGTGGAGATTCGCACCCCTGACCCGGTCGACCCGTCCGGACGCCCCCCGAGCGAGGTCCTCGACACGCCGAACACGCCGACGATCGACACGCTTGTGGCGTTGCTCACGGAGCGTGGCGTCGCCGAAAGTGCCGCCGACACGTTGAAGAACGTGGTGCTCAAGACGCGTGAGCCGGGCAAGGACTGGGAGCTGCTGGTCGTCGGCGTACCGGGCGATCGCGAGGTCGACCTCAAGCGGATCGGCGGGCAGCTCGAGCCCACCGAGGTCGAGGTCGCCGACGCCGAGCTGATCAAGACGGTGCCGGGTCTGGTGCCCGGTTACATCGGGCCGCAGCGGCTCGCCGAGTGGGGGGTGCGCTACCTCGTCGACCCGACCGTCGTACCGGGCAGCTCCTGGGTCACCGGCGCCAACGAAGCCGACCGGCACGCCGCCAACGTCGTGCGGGGTCGCGACTTCGAGCCGGCCGGGGAGCTCGGCGCGGTGGAGATCCGCGACGGTGACCGCTGCGGCCGCTGCGGCGGCGAGCTCTCGATCGCGCGCGGCATCGAGATCGGCCACGTGTTCCAGCTCGGCAAGAAGTACGCGGACGCGTTCTCCCTCGACGCGCAAGGTCCCGATGGCGAGGCGATCCGGATCACGATGGGCTCCTACGGGATCGGCGTCTCCCGTGCCGTCGCCGCCGTCGCCGAGCAGCGGCTCGACGACGCCGGCCTGTGCTGGCCGGCCTCGATCGCGCCGTTCGAGTTCCACATCGTCCCGGTGGGCAAGGACGACGCTCCGCTGGCGGCGGCGACCAAGCTGGCGGAGGACCTCGAAGCGGCCGGCCGACGTGTCCTGCTCGACGACCGCGCCGGCTCAGCGGGGGCGAAGTTCGCCGACGCCGACCTGCTCGGCATGCCGACGATCATCGTGGTCGGCAAGGCGCTGGCCGACGGCAACATCGAAGTGAAGGACCGGGCCAGCGGCGAACGCCGTACCGTCCCGCTGGCCGACGCCGTCACCGCTCTCACCTGA
- a CDS encoding ferritin-like domain-containing protein, producing the protein MSELAGLREALAAEQAVVYGYGVVGAHLSGKAQRYAATRLTAHQVLRDQIAALIQQIGAVAGAAQPAYQMPFAVTDPASARRLAGTLENGAAGAAWDLAAASPAGSPARELAVGWLTDAAESAALWGASTPLPGRP; encoded by the coding sequence GTGAGTGAGCTCGCCGGGCTTCGCGAAGCGCTCGCCGCCGAGCAGGCGGTCGTCTACGGCTACGGCGTGGTCGGCGCGCACTTGTCGGGCAAGGCGCAGCGCTACGCCGCGACCAGGCTGACCGCCCACCAGGTGCTGCGCGACCAGATCGCCGCGCTGATCCAGCAGATCGGGGCGGTTGCCGGCGCGGCGCAACCGGCGTACCAGATGCCGTTCGCCGTCACCGATCCGGCGAGCGCCCGCCGCCTGGCCGGCACCCTGGAGAACGGCGCGGCGGGCGCCGCCTGGGACCTGGCGGCGGCGAGCCCGGCGGGCTCGCCGGCCCGTGAGCTGGCGGTCGGCTGGCTGACCGACGCGGCCGAGTCGGCCGCGCTGTGGGGCGCCTCGACCCCCCTCCCGGGCCGCCCCTGA
- the rimP gene encoding ribosome maturation factor RimP translates to MARTTPAQLRDLLGPVVTAAGYDLEDVEVSTAGRRSVVRVVVDRDGGIDLDAVAEISRPVSEALDAADAFGESAYVLEVTSPGVDRPLTEPRHWRRNVGRLVEVDGVTARIADATDSGVVLDVDGSPRELGYAELGAGKVVVEFSR, encoded by the coding sequence ATGGCGAGGACCACACCGGCGCAGTTGCGCGACCTGTTGGGTCCTGTCGTGACCGCGGCCGGGTACGACCTCGAGGACGTCGAAGTCAGTACGGCGGGGCGCCGCAGCGTGGTGCGCGTCGTCGTCGATCGAGACGGCGGCATCGATCTCGACGCGGTCGCCGAGATCTCCCGGCCGGTCTCCGAGGCGCTCGACGCCGCCGACGCCTTCGGGGAGTCCGCCTATGTGCTCGAGGTGACCTCGCCCGGCGTGGACCGGCCGCTCACCGAGCCGCGGCACTGGCGACGCAACGTCGGCCGGTTGGTCGAAGTCGACGGGGTCACCGCCCGGATCGCCGACGCGACCGACAGTGGGGTCGTTCTGGACGTCGACGGCTCCCCGCGCGAGCTCGGGTACGCCGAGCTGGGCGCCGGCAAGGTCGTCGTGGAGTTCTCGCGATGA
- the nusA gene encoding transcription termination factor NusA, giving the protein MNIDIAALKGLVREKDVSLDTVVEALESALLAAYERTDGAQPRARVTLDRKTGEVTVLAQEVDESGEVVREYDDTPSDFGRIAAMTAKHVIMSRLRDHAQETTYGEYVGKEGDLVSGVIQHHSGMRPDGPVLVDLGDLEGVLPPSEQVPGERYVHGERLRCLVVSVNRGLRGAQVTLSRTHPNLVRKLFAMEVPEIADGTVEIAAIAREAGHRTKVAVRSNSASVRARGACIGPMGARVRAVVTELHGEKIDIVDWAEDPATFVGNALSPAQVLSVTVVDAAMKAARVVVPDFQLSLAIGKEGQNARLANRLTGWRIDIRSDVQG; this is encoded by the coding sequence GTGAACATCGACATCGCTGCCCTCAAAGGGCTGGTGCGGGAGAAGGACGTCTCGCTCGACACGGTCGTCGAGGCGTTGGAGTCCGCCCTGCTCGCGGCGTACGAGCGGACCGACGGCGCCCAGCCGCGCGCTCGCGTCACCCTGGACCGCAAGACCGGCGAGGTGACCGTCCTCGCGCAGGAGGTCGACGAGTCCGGGGAGGTGGTTCGCGAGTACGACGACACGCCGAGCGACTTCGGGCGGATCGCCGCGATGACCGCGAAGCACGTGATCATGTCCCGGCTGCGCGACCACGCCCAGGAGACCACCTACGGCGAGTACGTCGGCAAGGAAGGCGACCTGGTCAGCGGGGTGATCCAGCACCACTCCGGCATGCGCCCCGACGGGCCGGTGCTGGTCGATCTCGGCGACCTCGAAGGCGTGCTGCCGCCCAGCGAGCAGGTGCCGGGGGAGCGCTACGTCCACGGCGAGCGGCTTCGCTGCCTGGTCGTGAGCGTCAACCGGGGACTGCGCGGCGCTCAGGTCACGCTCTCGCGGACCCACCCGAACCTGGTCCGCAAGCTGTTCGCGATGGAGGTCCCGGAGATCGCCGACGGCACCGTCGAGATCGCCGCGATCGCCCGTGAGGCCGGCCACCGCACCAAGGTCGCGGTCCGGTCGAACTCGGCGTCGGTACGCGCCCGGGGGGCCTGCATCGGCCCGATGGGGGCGCGGGTGCGTGCGGTCGTGACCGAGCTGCACGGCGAGAAGATCGACATCGTGGACTGGGCCGAGGACCCGGCCACGTTCGTCGGCAACGCGCTTTCCCCGGCGCAGGTCCTGAGCGTGACGGTGGTCGACGCCGCGATGAAGGCGGCCCGGGTCGTCGTCCCGGACTTCCAGCTGTCGCTGGCGATCGGCAAGGAAGGCCAGAACGCCCGGCTCGCGAACCGGCTGACCGGCTGGCGGATCGACATTCGCTCCGACGTTCAGGGCTAG
- a CDS encoding YlxR family protein, translated as MSAASKREPVRTCVGCRVRAAKPELIRVVAVAGSLTPDPRGTSPGRGAYLHPDPTCLALAERRRAFPRALRAGGALDSTALAAYVAVSGTHENQRDGNVR; from the coding sequence TTGTCGGCGGCTTCCAAGCGCGAGCCGGTCCGAACCTGTGTCGGGTGCCGGGTCAGGGCGGCGAAGCCGGAACTGATACGCGTCGTTGCGGTCGCGGGGTCCCTGACCCCGGACCCGCGGGGCACGTCACCGGGACGCGGGGCCTACCTGCATCCCGACCCGACATGTCTCGCGCTGGCGGAACGCCGCCGGGCGTTCCCACGGGCCCTTCGGGCCGGCGGGGCGCTCGACAGCACCGCGCTCGCGGCGTACGTCGCAGTGAGCGGTACCCACGAAAACCAAAGGGACGGAAACGTTCGATGA
- a CDS encoding translation initiation factor IF-2 N-terminal domain-containing protein, whose amino-acid sequence MAKERVSALAKQIGMPSKQLIEWLNNNGEYVKTPSSTVEAPVVAKVFAAFPPVAEAEKPAPKATKKAAAPEVPAAPDVDSASAPVESPMTPAAPLAPAATAAPAAPVVPD is encoded by the coding sequence GTGGCCAAGGAGCGAGTATCCGCGCTCGCCAAGCAGATCGGCATGCCGTCGAAGCAGCTGATCGAGTGGCTCAACAACAACGGCGAGTACGTGAAGACGCCGTCGTCCACGGTCGAGGCGCCGGTCGTCGCCAAGGTCTTCGCGGCGTTCCCGCCGGTCGCTGAGGCTGAAAAGCCCGCCCCGAAGGCGACGAAGAAGGCCGCCGCGCCTGAGGTGCCGGCAGCGCCCGACGTCGACTCCGCATCCGCACCGGTCGAGTCGCCAATGACCCCGGCTGCGCCGCTTGCGCCCGCCGCGACGGCGGCGCCCGCCGCGCCGGTGGTTCCCGACG